From the Clavibacter phaseoli genome, one window contains:
- a CDS encoding MarR family winged helix-turn-helix transcriptional regulator: MTDHAGALLDRDMGLLLAAASRAVISLYRPLLKPYHLTHPQYLVMLALHDEDPRRAGDLSDAVQLTPGTLSPLFKRLELLGYITRQRDQADERRLLIALTDRGRRILPDLLRVAEQVHEDVVHRSGTDSNAQARLRSMTELLLDA; the protein is encoded by the coding sequence ATGACGGACCACGCTGGAGCGCTGCTCGACCGCGACATGGGACTGCTGCTCGCCGCCGCGTCCCGAGCGGTGATCTCGCTCTACAGGCCGCTGTTGAAGCCCTACCACCTCACGCACCCGCAGTACCTCGTCATGCTCGCCCTGCACGACGAGGACCCGCGTAGGGCCGGCGACCTGAGCGACGCCGTGCAGCTCACGCCGGGCACGCTCTCCCCGCTCTTCAAGCGCCTCGAGCTCCTCGGCTACATCACGCGCCAGCGCGACCAGGCCGACGAGCGCCGCCTCCTCATCGCCCTCACCGATCGCGGGCGGCGCATCCTGCCGGACCTCCTGCGGGTCGCCGAGCAGGTCCACGAGGACGTCGTCCACCGCAGCGGCACCGACTCGAACGCGCAGGCGCGCCTGCGCAGCATGACCGAGCTGCTCCTCGACGCCTGA
- a CDS encoding LysR family transcriptional regulator, with protein sequence MTDAPPTARDLDSTALAAVHALAVRGSITAAAAALGISQPALSQTLRRLEARIGVPVTARAGRGVVLTEAGRVLARHAETVVHAIDRAADELDDLRGLRAGTVRVAAFPSASSTVVPRLLGGLAAAHPGLGFGYLEAEPPEAVAAVRAREADVAVTFAYPDDPDDPAARSLDGLESRPLWRETLWAVLPEARALRHRGPLALHDLADDRWIAGCVRCRRHLVSACARSGFAPATSFETDNAAAAVGMVQAGLGVALLPSLALATAPLPRGVVRRRVSGVGERVVHVVTAPGGSASPAVHAAVQALARLRVGDWELRRT encoded by the coding sequence ATGACGGACGCTCCCCCGACCGCGCGCGACCTCGACTCGACCGCGCTCGCCGCGGTGCACGCCCTGGCCGTCCGCGGCTCGATCACCGCGGCCGCGGCGGCGCTCGGCATCAGCCAGCCGGCCCTGTCGCAGACCCTCAGGCGCCTCGAGGCGCGCATCGGCGTGCCCGTCACCGCGCGCGCCGGCCGGGGCGTCGTCCTCACGGAGGCCGGCCGCGTCCTCGCCCGGCACGCCGAGACCGTGGTGCACGCCATCGACCGGGCCGCCGACGAGCTCGACGACCTGCGCGGCCTCCGCGCCGGCACCGTCCGCGTGGCGGCGTTCCCGTCGGCGTCCTCCACGGTCGTGCCGCGGCTGCTCGGCGGCCTCGCGGCGGCGCATCCGGGCCTGGGGTTCGGGTACCTCGAGGCCGAGCCGCCCGAGGCCGTCGCGGCGGTCCGCGCGCGCGAGGCCGACGTCGCCGTGACCTTCGCCTACCCCGACGACCCCGACGATCCCGCCGCGCGCTCCCTCGACGGCCTGGAGTCCCGGCCGCTCTGGCGCGAGACGCTGTGGGCCGTGCTGCCGGAGGCGCGGGCGCTGCGGCACCGCGGCCCGCTCGCGCTCCATGACCTCGCCGACGACAGGTGGATCGCCGGCTGCGTCCGCTGCCGCCGCCACCTCGTGAGCGCGTGCGCCCGCAGCGGCTTCGCGCCGGCGACGTCCTTCGAGACGGACAACGCGGCGGCGGCCGTCGGCATGGTGCAGGCCGGGCTCGGGGTCGCGCTCCTGCCGTCCCTGGCGCTCGCGACCGCGCCCCTCCCCCGCGGCGTCGTCCGGCGCCGCGTCTCCGGCGTGGGCGAGCGCGTCGTCCACGTCGTGACGGCGCCGGGCGGATCCGCGTCGCCCGCAGTGCACGCCGCCGTCCAGGCGCTCGCGCGGCTGCGCGTGGGCGACTGGGAGCTCCGTCGGACATGA
- a CDS encoding GNAT family N-acetyltransferase — protein sequence MSGPPPGTDERALLADGVVMRPARITDAAALAAAYRANREHLRPFEPARTDAFFTSAGQRAQLAGRVAERAAGSGLPYLILEGDRVIGRCDLFAVKRGAAQSASLGYWIDRERQGAGLATAAAREAVRIARAAGLHRLEASTLVGNGGSEQVLTRAGFDPIGIAPAYLRIDGAWSDHTLWQRVVDGAR from the coding sequence GTGAGCGGGCCGCCGCCCGGCACGGACGAGCGCGCGCTGCTCGCCGACGGCGTCGTGATGCGGCCCGCGCGGATCACCGACGCGGCCGCGCTCGCCGCCGCCTACCGCGCCAACCGGGAGCACCTCCGCCCGTTCGAGCCCGCGCGCACGGACGCCTTCTTCACGTCGGCGGGGCAGCGGGCGCAGCTCGCGGGCCGCGTCGCCGAGCGCGCGGCCGGATCCGGCCTGCCGTACCTCATCCTCGAGGGCGACCGCGTAATCGGCCGCTGCGACCTGTTCGCGGTGAAGCGCGGCGCCGCGCAGAGCGCGAGCCTCGGCTACTGGATCGACCGGGAGCGGCAGGGCGCTGGCCTCGCGACCGCCGCGGCGCGCGAGGCCGTCCGCATCGCGCGCGCCGCCGGGCTGCACCGGCTGGAGGCGTCGACGCTGGTGGGGAACGGCGGATCCGAGCAGGTGCTCACGCGCGCCGGGTTCGACCCCATCGGGATCGCGCCGGCGTACCTCAGGATCGACGGCGCGTGGAGCGACCACACGCTCTGGCAGCGCGTGGTCGACGGGGCGCGCTGA